GTGAAGCTTCTGGACATCTTCTTCGGCATCTTTAAGGTCATCTTCTGTAATCTCATTGTTCTTTTTCATTTTTTTGTATTCATCAAGTGCCTCTCTTCTTATGTTTCTAATTGCCACCTTTGCATCTTCAGCCATCTTTTTGACCTGTTTTACAAGCTCTTTTCTTCTTTCTTCTGTGAGTTCAGGGAAAATAAGTCTTATAACCTTTCCGTCATTTGTTGGATTTACTCCAAGGTCAGATTTTTGAATAGCTTTTTCAATTTCTTTGAGCATTCTTGCTTCCCATGGCTGGATAACAATCATTCTCGCTTCGGGAACGGTTATGCTTGCAACCTGAGGAATGGGAGTTGGAACACCATAATAGTCCACCATCACCTTGTCCAGAATATGAGGATTTGCTCTTCCTGCTCTGATTGTGGCAAATTCCTCTTTCAAAGTCTCAATTGCCTTTTTCATCTTCTCCTCTGCAACCTGAATAGGTTCTGCCATTTTACTTTGCCTCCTTTACATTTACAATTGTTCCTATGTTCTCGCCCATAACAGCTTTAAGAATATTTCCTTTTGCAAGTTCAAACACCAAAATAGGAATTTCATTGTCCATGCACATAGATGTTGCTGTTGAGTCCATAACCTCAAGTCGCTGATTGATGACATCTAAGTAAGTTATAAAGTCATACTTTTTAGCATTTGGATTTTTCCTCGGGTCACTGTCATAGACACCGTCTACTTTTTTTGCAAGAAGGATTGCCTCTGCATCAATCTCAGCAGCACGCAAAGCTGCTGCAGTGTCTGTTGAGAAGAAAGGATTGCCTGTGCCACATGCAAAAATCACAACCCTGCCCTTTTCCAAGTGGCGAATTGCTCGGCGTCGGATGTACGGCTCTGCAATCTGTCTCATCTCGATTGCGCTCTGGACTCTTGTCGGAATGCCTCTTTTTTCAAGAATGCTCTGAAGTGCAAGTGAATTAATAACAGTTGCAAGCATTCCCATATAGTCGGCTGTTGCTCTGTCTATGTGTTCAGCACTTCTTCCTCTGAAGAAGTTGCCACCACCGACCACAATAGCAACTTCCACTCCAAGCTCCCTTACCTTTTCAATCTCTTCACAGATGGTTTCAACAACCTGCCAGTCAATTCCAAAGCCCTTTTCACCGCCCAAAGCTTCACCACTTAATTTTAATATTACCCTTTTGTATTTTGGCTTAACCATTTTTATCTTCTCCTTCTTTACGATAATATTTTACAAACAAAGATACACTTATATCAAGAGTTTTTGCTCAAAAAAAGGGAACACCACTTTTCAATAAAATAGTGTTCCCTTCCTCTGCCATATTTAAAATTTTAACATGAAGCAGCCTTTTCAATTCCTTCTCCTCTTTCAAATCTTGCAAATCTTCTTATAACAATATTTTCACCAATTTTTGCAATTTTTTCTGTGAGCAAGTCTTTTATCTTCATATCAGGGTTTTTAATCCAAGGTTGCTCAAGTAAGCAAACCTCTTCAAAGAACTTCTCAAGCCTACCCTCAACAATCCTGTCAACAACATTTTCCGGCTTTCCTTCATTCAAAGCCTGCTGTCTTAAAATTGTCTTTTCTTTTTCAATTACATCAAGAGGTACCTCTTCTCTTGAAACATATTTTGGATTTGCTGCTGCAATCTGCATAGCAATATCCTTTGCAAATTGTCTAAATTCTTCATTTCTTGCAACAAAGTCTGTCTCGCAATTTATCTCAACCAAAACACCAATTCTGCCATTTCCATGGATATAGCTTTCAACAATCCCTTCTGCCGCAACACGTGAAGCCTTCTTTGCAGCCTTTGCAAGACCTCTTTCTCTCAAAAGTTCTATTGCCTTGTCCATATCGCCGCCTGCATCTTCTAAAGCTTTTTTACAGTCCATCATACCAGCACCAGTTTTTTCTCTGAGCTCTTTTACCATCTCAGCAGTAATCATGAAAAATCCCTCCTACAATTGTTTGATAAAATACATATTATTCTTCATCTATATCATCAGCTGCTATTTCCACCTGTTCAGACGCTTTGTCAACTTCTTGAGACGAAGTTGTAGCAGGTGTAAACTGCTCACCTTCTCTTCCTTCAATCACAGCATCTGCAATCTTGGATGTGATGAGCTTTACAGCACGGATTGCATCATCATTTCCAGGAATTACGTAGTCAATCTCGTCAGGGTCACAGTTTGTATCGACAATCGCAACTATTGGAATCCCAAGTTTTCTTGCCTCAAGCACAGCATTTCTTTCTTTTCTTGGGTCAACAATATACAGGATATCAGGAA
The sequence above is drawn from the Caldicellulosiruptor bescii DSM 6725 genome and encodes:
- the tsf gene encoding translation elongation factor Ts — its product is MITAEMVKELREKTGAGMMDCKKALEDAGGDMDKAIELLRERGLAKAAKKASRVAAEGIVESYIHGNGRIGVLVEINCETDFVARNEEFRQFAKDIAMQIAAANPKYVSREEVPLDVIEKEKTILRQQALNEGKPENVVDRIVEGRLEKFFEEVCLLEQPWIKNPDMKIKDLLTEKIAKIGENIVIRRFARFERGEGIEKAASC
- the frr gene encoding ribosome recycling factor translates to MAEPIQVAEEKMKKAIETLKEEFATIRAGRANPHILDKVMVDYYGVPTPIPQVASITVPEARMIVIQPWEARMLKEIEKAIQKSDLGVNPTNDGKVIRLIFPELTEERRKELVKQVKKMAEDAKVAIRNIRREALDEYKKMKKNNEITEDDLKDAEEDVQKLHDKYIEQIEKLLSAKEKEIMEV
- the pyrH gene encoding UMP kinase; its protein translation is MVKPKYKRVILKLSGEALGGEKGFGIDWQVVETICEEIEKVRELGVEVAIVVGGGNFFRGRSAEHIDRATADYMGMLATVINSLALQSILEKRGIPTRVQSAIEMRQIAEPYIRRRAIRHLEKGRVVIFACGTGNPFFSTDTAAALRAAEIDAEAILLAKKVDGVYDSDPRKNPNAKKYDFITYLDVINQRLEVMDSTATSMCMDNEIPILVFELAKGNILKAVMGENIGTIVNVKEAK